A single region of the Bacteroidota bacterium genome encodes:
- a CDS encoding DinB family protein, translating into MLQQLSSELLHIIHTYSEKFSLLTEDVLANKPNPEKWSKKEIIGHLIDSAHSNLRRFVVGQYQQHVKIVYDQDFWVIANQYQHMQKDELITLWALLNKQITAVWEQMPEQNYLHVVDTGKDTISERTLIWLAEDYIKHLQHHLNQIFPGSFEVQY; encoded by the coding sequence ATGTTACAACAATTATCATCAGAACTGCTGCATATTATTCATACCTATTCGGAAAAATTTTCTTTACTCACTGAAGATGTTTTAGCCAACAAACCCAATCCTGAAAAATGGAGTAAAAAAGAAATTATTGGTCACCTCATTGATTCGGCGCATTCTAATTTACGTCGTTTTGTAGTTGGTCAGTATCAGCAACATGTAAAAATTGTTTATGACCAGGATTTTTGGGTGATTGCGAATCAATATCAGCACATGCAAAAAGATGAACTGATTACTTTATGGGCATTATTAAATAAACAAATCACTGCAGTATGGGAACAAATGCCTGAGCAAAATTATTTACATGTAGTTGATACCGGAAAAGATACTATTTCTGAACGCACATTAATTTGGCTTGCAGAAGATTACATTAAACATCTGCAACACCATTTGAACCAAATATTTCCGGGTTCATTTGAGGTTCAATATTAA
- a CDS encoding DUF1573 domain-containing protein codes for MVSAQTSTNTNPNAAAFEWVSDTYDFGKIPQAVPATARFEFVNTGKEALIITDVQRTCGCTSTDWSKEPIAPGQKGWVTAVYNAANEGGFTKSITVLSNSSTPSVKLTFKGTVVKDDTGSVPAQESIFGN; via the coding sequence ATGGTTTCAGCTCAAACGTCAACAAATACCAACCCGAATGCTGCTGCATTTGAGTGGGTAAGCGATACTTACGATTTTGGTAAAATACCTCAGGCAGTGCCTGCTACCGCGCGTTTTGAGTTTGTAAACACAGGCAAAGAAGCACTCATTATTACCGATGTGCAAAGAACCTGCGGTTGCACCAGCACCGACTGGAGTAAAGAACCAATAGCACCGGGACAAAAAGGTTGGGTTACTGCTGTATATAATGCAGCAAACGAAGGTGGTTTTACAAAATCCATCACCGTTCTATCCAATTCCTCAACCCCTAGTGTTAAGTTAACATTTAAAGGAACAGTGGTAAAAGACGACACCGGTAGCGTTCCCGCTCAGGAGTCGATCTTTGGGAATTAA
- a CDS encoding SRPBCC domain-containing protein — translation MAILKFNTTIHAPKEKVWDVLWDDASYRKWTAVFHEGSHAVSDWQEGGSILFLGPNGDGMYSMIEKKDEYNSMVFKHLGEIKNGERISKEWGDATESYFLDEKDGVTTLKVELNMGAEAGMEDYFNGTFPKALEVVKNLAEL, via the coding sequence ATGGCAATACTCAAATTTAATACAACAATTCATGCGCCTAAAGAAAAAGTTTGGGACGTACTTTGGGATGATGCTTCATACCGCAAATGGACAGCTGTTTTTCATGAAGGTTCTCATGCAGTCAGCGACTGGCAGGAGGGAGGAAGTATCTTATTTCTTGGTCCTAATGGTGATGGCATGTATAGTATGATTGAAAAGAAAGATGAATACAATTCAATGGTATTCAAACATTTAGGTGAAATAAAAAACGGAGAACGCATTTCAAAAGAGTGGGGTGATGCTACCGAAAGTTATTTCCTTGATGAAAAGGATGGTGTTACCACATTAAAAGTTGAATTAAATATGGGCGCAGAAGCCGGTATGGAAGATTATTTTAATGGCACTTTTCCGAAAGCACTTGAAGTGGTGAAAAACCTTGCGGAATTGTGA
- a CDS encoding (4Fe-4S)-binding protein, producing MAGDVLKYSNGEVTIIWQPKLCTHSGNCVRGLPGVFNSRIRPWINPQGADTEAIIEQVKKCPSGALSFVMNDEIKK from the coding sequence ATGGCAGGCGACGTACTCAAATATTCAAATGGTGAGGTAACCATTATCTGGCAGCCAAAATTATGCACGCATTCCGGCAATTGTGTAAGGGGTTTACCGGGCGTTTTTAACAGCCGCATTCGCCCTTGGATTAACCCGCAAGGTGCAGACACTGAAGCAATTATTGAGCAGGTAAAAAAATGCCCTTCAGGTGCACTCAGTTTTGTGATGAATGATGAAATAAAAAAGTAA
- the ftcD gene encoding glutamate formimidoyltransferase, with product MQQLIECVPNFSEGRDMTVIKQITDVIETVEGVKLLDVDPGKATNRTVVTFVGTPDAVVEAAFRAIKKAAELIDMRKHKGEHPRMGATDVCPFIPVANVTMDDCIACAKKLGERVGNELGIPVYLYESAASAPHRKNLANVRAGEYEGIEQKILLPEWKPDYGEKFNPKTGNCIIGARDFLVAFNVNLNTTSVRRANSIAFDVRENGRVDPSGQKDAHGEPLRIPGTCKSVKAIGWYIEEYGIAQISMNLTNINVTPVHIGFNEVNKSATRRGIRVTGSELVGLIPLQCMLDAGKYFLEQQERSVGVSDEELIRIAIKSMGLDELADFNPEEKIIEYKLYGKERIGKLISMNLRAFANETASESPAPGGGSIAAYVGALGISLATMVANLSSHKKGWDERWKEFSDYAEKGQHLKDQLLKMVDADTNAFNQIMNAFGLPKSNDDEKNARKKAIQDATLNAINIPFKVMELSLESMDTIKAMADFGNPNSVSDAGVGALCARAAVIGAFLNVKINAGGLSDKVMAANKIAAGEQLVAQAEKMEKEILDIVYNKIK from the coding sequence ATGCAACAACTAATCGAATGTGTGCCCAATTTTAGTGAAGGCCGTGATATGACTGTTATTAAACAAATTACCGACGTTATTGAAACGGTTGAAGGGGTTAAGTTGCTGGATGTGGATCCGGGAAAGGCTACAAACCGCACAGTGGTGACCTTTGTGGGCACGCCGGATGCTGTGGTGGAAGCGGCGTTCAGAGCCATTAAAAAAGCTGCTGAACTGATTGATATGCGCAAACACAAGGGTGAACATCCGCGTATGGGTGCAACTGATGTTTGTCCGTTTATTCCCGTAGCCAATGTTACTATGGACGATTGTATCGCCTGCGCCAAAAAATTAGGCGAACGTGTTGGCAATGAGCTGGGTATTCCGGTGTATTTATATGAAAGTGCTGCTTCTGCACCGCACCGAAAAAACCTGGCAAACGTGCGCGCAGGTGAATATGAAGGTATAGAACAAAAAATATTACTACCCGAATGGAAACCGGATTATGGTGAAAAATTTAATCCGAAAACAGGCAATTGTATTATTGGCGCCCGCGATTTTTTGGTTGCTTTTAATGTGAATTTAAATACCACCAGCGTTCGTCGCGCAAATTCTATTGCCTTTGATGTGCGCGAAAATGGTCGTGTTGATCCGTCGGGACAAAAAGATGCTCATGGCGAACCATTGCGTATTCCGGGCACTTGCAAAAGCGTAAAAGCAATTGGCTGGTATATTGAAGAATATGGTATTGCACAAATTTCGATGAACCTCACCAATATAAATGTTACACCTGTGCATATTGGTTTTAATGAAGTAAATAAAAGTGCAACTCGAAGAGGTATTCGCGTAACCGGCAGTGAATTGGTTGGATTAATTCCGTTACAATGTATGCTGGATGCCGGAAAATATTTTCTGGAACAACAGGAACGCAGTGTGGGTGTGAGTGATGAAGAATTAATTCGCATTGCTATAAAAAGTATGGGTTTAGATGAGTTGGCTGATTTTAATCCGGAGGAAAAAATTATTGAATATAAATTATATGGCAAGGAAAGAATTGGCAAATTAATTTCAATGAATTTGCGTGCATTTGCAAATGAAACGGCAAGTGAAAGCCCTGCACCAGGCGGTGGCAGTATTGCTGCTTATGTTGGTGCTTTGGGTATTTCGCTGGCAACAATGGTGGCCAATCTTTCATCACATAAAAAAGGATGGGATGAACGTTGGAAAGAATTTTCAGACTACGCAGAAAAAGGTCAGCATTTAAAAGATCAATTATTAAAAATGGTTGATGCAGATACCAATGCGTTTAATCAAATTATGAACGCATTTGGTTTACCTAAATCAAATGATGATGAAAAAAATGCGCGTAAAAAAGCCATTCAGGATGCTACATTAAACGCCATCAATATTCCATTTAAAGTAATGGAATTAAGTTTGGAAAGTATGGATACCATTAAAGCCATGGCGGATTTCGGCAATCCGAATTCGGTGAGTGATGCGGGTGTAGGTGCTTTGTGCGCAAGGGCTGCAGTGATTGGTGCATTTTTAAATGTTAAAATAAATGCGGGCGGATTAAGTGATAAAGTAATGGCTGCAAATAAAATTGCTGCCGGCGAACAATTGGTTGCGCAGGCTGAAAAAATGGAAAAAGAAATTTTGGATATTGTTTATAACAAAATAAAATAA
- a CDS encoding DUF1573 domain-containing protein translates to MKKLFYTLPLIIMIASASFAQTSVSPATGSETATPVINPNAGEFQWVEETHDFGTIPQGVPVKNKFMFTNTGKEPIIISNVQKTCGCTITDWTKEPIMPGQQGFVMAEFNAAKEGPFTKAITVQSDSKTPSVKLYFKGTVQKSEQAGGVPEQNNIFNSGGN, encoded by the coding sequence ATGAAAAAATTGTTCTACACACTCCCGTTGATCATTATGATCGCCAGCGCCTCGTTTGCGCAAACATCTGTTTCACCAGCAACAGGCTCAGAAACAGCAACTCCTGTAATTAATCCAAATGCCGGTGAATTCCAGTGGGTTGAAGAAACACACGATTTCGGAACCATTCCGCAGGGAGTTCCGGTAAAAAACAAATTTATGTTTACCAATACCGGTAAAGAACCAATCATTATTTCTAACGTTCAAAAAACGTGTGGTTGTACAATTACTGACTGGACAAAAGAACCAATTATGCCTGGTCAGCAAGGTTTTGTTATGGCAGAATTTAATGCTGCTAAAGAAGGACCTTTCACTAAAGCAATCACTGTTCAGTCTGATTCAAAAACACCTTCAGTAAAATTATACTTCAAAGGCACAGTTCAAAAATCAGAACAAGCAGGTGGTGTTCCTGAACAAAACAATATTTTTAACTCAGGTGGTAATTAA
- a CDS encoding SRPBCC domain-containing protein, protein MHPVFRYYLFTLLGSLLFPIASHSQILCTPNEIRTEIIINTSAAEAWQLLTDFDAYANWHPYILQVEGKVALKEKIKVTTIEVDSTTDQFSAFILLFEPNKQLAWGGSLGFIFSAKHYFIIEPINDNQILFVQGEYWHGLFGKNYGKKIYLETYQKFIAMNEKMKVVLESN, encoded by the coding sequence ATGCACCCTGTATTTCGTTATTACCTGTTTACTTTATTAGGTAGTTTGCTATTCCCAATAGCAAGCCACAGCCAAATCCTATGCACACCCAATGAAATCAGAACAGAAATCATCATTAACACTTCCGCAGCTGAAGCTTGGCAATTATTGACTGATTTTGATGCTTATGCCAATTGGCATCCATACATTTTACAGGTTGAAGGTAAAGTTGCGCTGAAGGAGAAAATTAAAGTGACAACTATTGAGGTAGATTCTACAACCGATCAATTTTCAGCCTTTATTTTGTTGTTTGAACCGAATAAACAATTAGCCTGGGGTGGGTCGCTGGGGTTTATTTTTAGTGCGAAACATTATTTTATCATTGAACCAATTAATGATAACCAAATACTTTTTGTTCAGGGTGAATATTGGCATGGATTATTCGGAAAAAATTATGGAAAAAAGATTTACCTCGAAACCTATCAAAAATTTATCGCCATGAACGAAAAAATGAAAGTCGTGCTGGAAAGTAATTAG
- the murQ gene encoding N-acetylmuramic acid 6-phosphate etherase, with protein MQKTTEQTSNYRHLEKMSTAELLQNMNNEDKTVPHAIEKVLPVIEKLVDEIADRMLTGGRLFYIGAGTSGRLGIVDASECPPTFGVEQGLVIGLIAGGDAAIRKAVEHAEDDTKQGWNDLLAHHVCEKDVVIGIAASGTTPYVIGALKACRENNILTGSITCNAGSPVAAQADYAIEVVVGPEFVTGSTRMKSGTAQKLCLNMISTAVMIKIGRVEDNKMVNMQLSNDKLIDRGTKMVMEQTGLNYEAAKKELLKEGSVKKAVLAFRK; from the coding sequence ATGCAAAAAACAACTGAACAAACCTCTAATTACCGCCATCTTGAAAAAATGAGCACCGCCGAATTATTGCAAAATATGAATAATGAGGATAAAACGGTTCCGCATGCAATTGAAAAAGTGTTACCGGTAATTGAAAAACTGGTAGATGAAATTGCGGACCGCATGTTAACGGGAGGGCGATTATTTTATATTGGTGCAGGCACTTCGGGCAGACTGGGCATTGTTGATGCCAGTGAATGTCCGCCTACCTTTGGTGTGGAGCAGGGTTTGGTTATCGGTTTAATAGCAGGTGGTGATGCTGCTATTCGCAAAGCAGTTGAACATGCAGAAGATGATACTAAACAGGGCTGGAACGATTTACTGGCCCATCATGTTTGTGAAAAAGATGTGGTAATCGGGATAGCAGCAAGCGGAACTACTCCTTACGTAATTGGTGCCTTGAAAGCTTGTCGCGAAAACAATATTTTAACCGGAAGTATCACTTGTAATGCCGGTTCGCCGGTAGCAGCGCAGGCCGATTATGCGATTGAAGTTGTAGTAGGCCCGGAGTTTGTTACCGGTTCAACAAGAATGAAAAGTGGTACTGCACAGAAATTATGTTTAAATATGATTTCAACGGCCGTTATGATAAAAATAGGACGTGTGGAAGATAACAAAATGGTAAATATGCAGTTAAGTAATGATAAATTAATTGACCGGGGGACAAAAATGGTGATGGAGCAAACGGGATTAAATTATGAAGCTGCTAAAAAAGAATTGTTAAAAGAAGGCAGTGTAAAAAAAGCTGTTCTTGCTTTCAGGAAGTGA
- a CDS encoding alpha/beta hydrolase produces the protein MKKWMLFCLLLNFIAANAFSQNISGKWMGKLNVGVELRIVFNISEQGDSLVTTLDSPDQGAYGIPTTKTTFTNNVLDITIPAINGGFKGNYNPEKNEIAGVWMQGGSNLPVNLAKVDSVEPAKRVQTPVKPYPYKEEEVTFHNKMADSVTLAGTLTIPEGNGPFKAVVLVTGSGPQNRNEALLGHEPFLVLSDYLTRKGIIVLRYDDRGIAKSTGNFETATSADFATDASAAVNYLKSRKDLNISEIGIAGHSEGGLIAPLAASQNKNVDFIVLIAGPGIAGDSILYLQGDLIAKAGGYSEPAVKALNQLRHQIIQVVKPKRIQQLWRKKLLRSIKNFS, from the coding sequence ATGAAAAAATGGATGCTGTTTTGCCTGCTGCTGAACTTTATTGCAGCAAATGCCTTCTCCCAAAATATTTCCGGAAAATGGATGGGCAAACTGAACGTAGGTGTAGAACTGCGCATTGTTTTTAATATATCGGAACAAGGCGATTCACTAGTTACAACGCTCGACAGTCCCGACCAGGGCGCTTATGGTATTCCGACAACAAAAACTACGTTTACAAATAATGTTTTAGATATCACGATTCCTGCCATCAACGGCGGATTTAAAGGCAATTACAATCCCGAAAAAAATGAAATTGCAGGTGTGTGGATGCAAGGTGGTTCAAATCTTCCGGTAAATCTTGCAAAGGTGGACTCCGTTGAGCCCGCAAAACGTGTACAAACTCCTGTAAAACCATATCCATATAAAGAAGAAGAAGTAACGTTTCACAATAAAATGGCCGATAGCGTAACGTTGGCAGGAACGCTTACAATTCCCGAAGGAAATGGTCCTTTTAAAGCTGTTGTTTTGGTTACCGGTAGCGGTCCGCAAAACCGGAATGAAGCCTTGCTCGGTCATGAACCATTTTTAGTTTTAAGCGACTACCTCACACGAAAAGGTATTATTGTTTTGCGTTATGATGATCGCGGAATTGCAAAATCGACAGGTAATTTCGAAACGGCAACGAGTGCAGATTTTGCGACAGACGCGAGTGCTGCAGTCAATTATTTAAAATCGCGTAAGGACCTTAATATCAGTGAAATTGGAATTGCCGGACATAGCGAAGGCGGATTAATTGCTCCGCTTGCTGCATCGCAAAATAAAAATGTCGATTTTATTGTTTTAATAGCTGGGCCGGGCATTGCAGGCGATTCAATTTTGTATTTACAAGGCGATTTAATTGCAAAAGCAGGCGGTTATAGTGAACCTGCAGTAAAAGCCTTAAATCAATTGCGTCACCAAATTATTCAGGTAGTAAAACCGAAACGGATACAGCAATTATGGCGAAAAAAATTATTGCGCTCAATAAAGAATTTCTCATAG
- a CDS encoding pyridoxal phosphate-dependent aminotransferase has protein sequence MPKISARGNNMPASPIRKLVPFAEKAKLRGIKIYHLNIGQPDIETPHQMMDAVRNTDLKVLEYSHSAGFESYRRKLVQYYKSRNIEVNHHQIMITTGGSEAIMFGMMSCLDAGDEIIIPEPLYANYNGFSTAGNIVIKPITSHIENGFALPPVSEFEKLITPKTKAILICNPNNPTGYLYTKEELIQLRDLILKYDLFLFADEVYREFVYDGNEHFSVMNLEGLDENVVLMDSISKRYSACGARIGALISRNNKVMETAMKFAQARLSPPTLEQVLAEAFLDVPESYFTEVEKEYVERRNLCVQRLNAMDGVLCPTPGGAFYAIARLPIDDADVFCQWLLESFNYNNETVMLAPATGFYSTPGLGKNEVRIAYVLNKNDINKAMDCLQESLKVYPGRTAIAEKVSSEMR, from the coding sequence ATGCCAAAAATATCAGCACGCGGAAATAACATGCCGGCTTCGCCAATCAGGAAGCTCGTACCATTTGCAGAAAAAGCAAAATTGAGAGGAATTAAAATTTATCACCTGAATATTGGTCAGCCCGATATTGAAACACCACATCAAATGATGGATGCGGTGAGAAATACAGATTTAAAGGTGTTGGAATATTCCCATTCTGCAGGATTTGAATCTTATCGCAGAAAATTAGTGCAATATTATAAAAGCAGAAATATTGAAGTTAATCACCATCAAATTATGATTACCACAGGTGGCTCCGAAGCTATTATGTTTGGTATGATGAGTTGTTTAGATGCAGGTGATGAAATAATTATTCCTGAACCACTTTATGCTAATTACAATGGATTTTCTACAGCAGGAAATATTGTAATTAAACCTATCACGTCGCATATTGAAAACGGATTTGCATTACCACCGGTTTCTGAATTCGAAAAATTAATTACACCAAAAACAAAAGCAATATTAATTTGTAATCCGAATAACCCCACCGGATATTTATATACAAAAGAAGAATTAATACAATTGCGTGATCTCATTCTCAAATACGATTTATTTTTATTTGCTGATGAAGTGTATCGCGAATTTGTGTACGATGGCAATGAACATTTTTCAGTAATGAATTTGGAAGGGCTTGATGAAAATGTGGTGCTTATGGATTCCATTTCAAAACGCTACAGTGCTTGCGGAGCGCGTATCGGAGCATTAATTTCACGCAATAATAAAGTAATGGAAACGGCAATGAAATTTGCCCAGGCCCGTTTATCGCCACCAACATTAGAGCAGGTTTTGGCAGAAGCATTTTTAGATGTGCCGGAATCTTATTTTACCGAAGTGGAAAAAGAATATGTTGAACGCCGCAATTTATGTGTGCAGCGATTAAATGCGATGGATGGTGTTTTATGTCCAACCCCCGGTGGTGCATTTTATGCAATAGCACGATTACCAATCGATGATGCCGATGTATTTTGTCAGTGGTTGCTCGAATCATTTAATTATAATAATGAAACCGTAATGCTTGCCCCCGCAACCGGATTTTATTCTACCCCGGGATTAGGAAAAAATGAAGTGCGCATCGCTTATGTATTAAATAAAAATGATATTAATAAAGCAATGGATTGTTTGCAGGAATCATTAAAAGTATATCCCGGCAGAACGGCAATCGCAGAAAAAGTAAGCAGCGAAATGCGTTAA
- a CDS encoding alpha/beta hydrolase: MAKKIIALNKEFLIATSPDILEEIQMTIADTTSSIYFYANMWMKYFISYDPRPALEKTKIPVLAINGTTDLQVPYKENLGAIEKALQDAGNKNYKIVPLENLNHLFQTSNSGSPMEYATNAESFNENAMQVITEWILSLK, translated from the coding sequence ATGGCGAAAAAAATTATTGCGCTCAATAAAGAATTTCTCATAGCAACATCACCCGATATATTGGAAGAAATTCAAATGACCATTGCCGACACAACATCAAGCATCTATTTTTATGCAAATATGTGGATGAAATATTTTATCAGTTACGACCCTCGCCCTGCGCTCGAAAAAACTAAAATTCCCGTATTGGCGATTAATGGGACAACAGATTTACAAGTGCCTTACAAAGAAAATCTCGGCGCAATAGAAAAAGCATTGCAAGATGCAGGAAACAAAAATTATAAAATAGTGCCGCTGGAAAATCTCAACCATTTATTTCAAACTTCCAACAGCGGCTCACCGATGGAATATGCCACCAATGCAGAATCATTTAATGAAAATGCCATGCAGGTAATCACTGAGTGGATTTTATCGCTAAAATAG
- a CDS encoding nuclear transport factor 2 family protein, translating into MKIHKYVVALLLLLFAFKGYAQTDTTSSDLAQITVTLMDYIEGTSNGEPDRVRRAFHPDFNLYTVTQEDSLRIRSGEEYIQGIKQGEKSDRIGRIIAIDYENNAAMAKAEIVIPGWRIFTDYFLLLKYEGSWKIVQKSYTWTAYPTTGNK; encoded by the coding sequence ATGAAAATACATAAATATGTCGTAGCCTTGCTACTATTGTTGTTTGCGTTTAAAGGTTATGCGCAAACAGATACCACTTCGTCTGACCTAGCTCAAATTACAGTAACATTAATGGACTATATTGAAGGGACTTCCAATGGAGAGCCTGATAGGGTGCGACGGGCATTTCATCCCGATTTTAATTTGTATACAGTAACACAAGAAGACAGCCTGCGCATACGTTCGGGTGAAGAATATATTCAAGGCATTAAACAAGGCGAAAAATCTGACCGCATAGGACGTATAATTGCCATTGACTATGAAAATAATGCTGCAATGGCTAAAGCTGAAATTGTAATCCCTGGCTGGAGAATATTTACTGACTACTTTTTATTATTAAAATATGAAGGGTCGTGGAAAATAGTGCAAAAAAGTTATACCTGGACGGCATATCCGACAACAGGTAATAAATAG
- a CDS encoding M23 family metallopeptidase: MLIYQYVFLTLLLPFPALWNLIKQKNKFNYNWWAALVLFVLLLLFIFQAGAWPYLGFNWRYLIPAIYVLIFVILFWRKTKSISAQPKPSSRRGVIVSSIFIVLFAYTNIEIYNGGSTQEDAVELAFPLRNGSYTIMQGGDSEIGNAVHRYNTPHSYAIDIVKLNENKKRGNQLFSKNVNDYTIYGDTIFSPCDGTIITYYDGVEENIPPTTNIKKRGGNHVVIRTGDIKILICHMQKNSIAVKRGDTIKTGDVIGLVGNTGFSIEPHLHIQVYKTERSVNMMVPIRFEGRFLNMNDIITSEPE; this comes from the coding sequence ATGCTCATTTATCAGTATGTTTTTTTAACATTATTATTGCCATTTCCTGCGTTATGGAATTTAATTAAACAAAAAAACAAGTTTAATTATAACTGGTGGGCAGCACTTGTACTTTTTGTGTTGCTGTTATTATTTATTTTTCAAGCAGGTGCATGGCCGTATTTGGGATTTAACTGGCGCTATTTAATACCGGCTATTTATGTGCTCATTTTTGTAATTCTTTTTTGGAGAAAAACTAAAAGTATTTCCGCACAACCTAAACCTTCCAGTCGTCGCGGCGTTATTGTGAGTTCCATATTTATTGTATTATTTGCTTACACCAATATTGAAATTTACAATGGTGGTTCAACGCAGGAAGATGCTGTAGAACTGGCTTTCCCCTTGCGCAATGGCAGTTACACGATTATGCAGGGTGGTGATTCTGAAATTGGCAATGCCGTACATCGTTATAATACACCCCATTCGTATGCGATCGATATTGTTAAACTCAACGAAAATAAAAAACGTGGCAATCAGCTTTTTTCAAAAAATGTAAATGATTATACCATTTATGGCGATACCATTTTCAGTCCATGTGATGGCACAATAATTACTTATTATGATGGTGTGGAAGAAAATATTCCGCCGACAACAAATATAAAAAAACGGGGTGGCAATCATGTGGTGATCAGAACCGGTGATATTAAAATTCTAATTTGTCACATGCAAAAAAATTCAATTGCCGTTAAACGCGGTGATACCATTAAAACAGGCGATGTAATTGGTTTGGTAGGCAATACCGGTTTCAGTATTGAACCACATTTACATATTCAGGTTTATAAAACTGAACGGTCTGTAAATATGATGGTGCCTATTCGTTTTGAGGGCCGATTTTTAAATATGAATGATATTATTACTTCCGAACCTGAATAA